The nucleotide sequence GCCGTCGGGAGCGGGACGGCGCAGTGACGGGATCGGCGGCACGCGGAGGGGGTGGCGAGGCCCTGACGTGCCGCCGAGAGGCGGATGCGATGACTGGAGGCCGACGTGACGTCCGAACGATGTGACGGGACTGGCCCCGTCAAACAAGTTGACTCGACGACACTAATACCCCGATAGTTTCGAAGATACTCACAACGAACCGACCGAACGGCGGACTGCACCGACCCGTCGGATCTGGGCGGGCCGCGTTCGTGGACCGGTGCCGGCCGACAGTAGTCCCCCGGCCACGGAGTCCGAGCGAGCGACGGTGTCGGCGGGGCCGGTGTCGGCACGGGGAGACGGTAACACGGCTTTCGTGAGCAGGGTGGACGTTCCGGATCACGATGCGGGCATGTCGCATCGGCGGGTGCCATCCGCCCCAGGGCCTGCCGGCACCGACCGTCTCCCCCATCAATCGTTCAGTTCAACTGACTTATATTTCGGGGCGAGGAGGTCGTCGGCCGAGCAGGGCCGCGTGATATGGCGTCAGTCGGCCTCGATGCCGCGGGTTTCGTCCGCCGCCGGCGCGTCGACGATGTCGGGCGACCGTTCGCTCGCCCGGCGCCGCAGGGTCGGGAGGTCGACCGACTCGCTGCCGATCACCGCGAAGCCGGCGAAGACCGTCAGGAACCCGACGACCGCGGCCGTCGAGATGGTCTCCCCGAGGAACGCCCACCCGCCGATGGCGGCGATTACGGGAACCAGGTAGAAGACCAGGTTCGACCGGATGGCCCCCGCGGCGTCCAGGAGACCGAAGTAGGCGATGTAGGCCACCCCACCGGCGAGGAGGCCGACGTAGGCGAGGGCTGCGACGGCCTCGGGCGTCCACGCGATGGCGGCGGGTGACTCGCCGGCACCCAGGCTGAACAGGTGACAGCAGAGCGCCGCGATGGGGAGCCCCCAGGCGGTCCGTACCGTACTGGACAGGCCGCCGCCCGACCACCGGATCAGGACGCTGCCCAGGGCGCCGCTCACCGCACCCGCAAAGAGGATGGCCTTGCCCAGGCTGCCGGCCATCAGCGTCGCCGGATCGGGGTTGACGACTAGCGCGACGCCGACGAACCCCAGCGCCATGCCGCCGACGCCGCGGAGCGAGAGCCGTTCGTCGGCCAGCAAGAGCGACGCGAAGACGGGCGTCAGGATGGGGTTGAGGCTGAACACGATGGCGGCGACGGCGCTCGTGGTGTACTCCTGGCCCACGAACAGCAAGGCGTTCGTGATCCCGATGGCGAACACGCCGGTCGCGAGGATACCGGCCGCGTCCCGCCACGTCCGAGGGACGAGGTTCGCCCGCTCCGTCGTCAGCGCCGCGTAGCCGAGGAGGGCCACCGCCGCGACGTCGAACCGGAGCGCGACGAAAAGCAGGGGCGGGAAGTACGCGAGTCCGGCCTTGGCCGCCACGAAGGTCCCTCCGAAGAGGACGCCCGTGACCGCGAAGGCCAGAAGCGAGCGGCGATCCGCCGCGCTCACTCTCCGCCCCCAGCGAAGGTCCGTTCGCCGCCCGTTCCGCAGATCGAGATCCGCCGTCGTCGGTTCATAGCTCACCGTACGCGACGGAGCCCTATAGTTTAATTCGTAAAAATTTTCACGATAAGAAAGGAGCGCAGTCCGTCCGATCCGTTCGTGAGGTGCAACGATTTCAGGGGGCGAAAGTGGTTTGTCGTCACGGGGACGACTGCGATCATGGAGTCCGCACTGTCGGAGATCGAGTTCCTGGCGCTCTCGCCGAACCGGGTGGCTGTCCTCCGACGGCTCGCGGAGGAGTCCCACACGCGCACGGACCTCGCGGTGGCGACGGGCGCCTCCCAGGCGACGCTCGGGCGGATCCTACGGGACTTCGAGGAGCGGTCGTGGATCCGGCGGGTCGAGGGTGGGTACGCCGCCACCGCGACGGGCGAACTGATCGCGGACGGCTTCCTCGATCTGCTGGCGATCCTGGAGATCGAGGGCGAACTCCGGCCGATCGTCCGCTATCTTCCGACCGACGAACTCGGCTTCGACCTGCGGCGGTTCGAGGACGCGACGATCACCGTCCCGAGCGGCACGAAGCCGAACGCGCCGGTCAAGCGGGTGCTCGATTTCCTCCGGACCGCCGCGGACGTGCGGGTGTTCTCCCACGCGTTCAACGAGGGGAGCCTCCGGGTGATCGAGGAGCGGGTGAGCGCCGGCGAGACGACCTTCGAGGGCGTCTTCTCGCGGAGCGCTTTGGACGCCGTCGCCGACGACGCCGGCCTCCGTCGCCGTCTCGGCTCGCTGATCGATACCTCGTCGGCGACGGTGCGGGTCCGCGACGGCGAGATTCCGCTGGCGGTGACCGTCGCGGACGGCGCGGTCCACATGCTTCTGCGGGACGAGAACGGCATCCTGCAGGCGTCGGTCGACACCGACGACCCGGCGGTTCGCGACTGGGCACGCGAGACCTTCGAAGCGTACTGGGAGACCGCCGAGCGGGTCGATCCGGACGAACTCACCCACTG is from Haloplanus salinarum and encodes:
- a CDS encoding helix-turn-helix transcriptional regulator, which produces MESALSEIEFLALSPNRVAVLRRLAEESHTRTDLAVATGASQATLGRILRDFEERSWIRRVEGGYAATATGELIADGFLDLLAILEIEGELRPIVRYLPTDELGFDLRRFEDATITVPSGTKPNAPVKRVLDFLRTAADVRVFSHAFNEGSLRVIEERVSAGETTFEGVFSRSALDAVADDAGLRRRLGSLIDTSSATVRVRDGEIPLAVTVADGAVHMLLRDENGILQASVDTDDPAVRDWARETFEAYWETAERVDPDELTH
- a CDS encoding DMT family transporter, whose protein sequence is MSAADRRSLLAFAVTGVLFGGTFVAAKAGLAYFPPLLFVALRFDVAAVALLGYAALTTERANLVPRTWRDAAGILATGVFAIGITNALLFVGQEYTTSAVAAIVFSLNPILTPVFASLLLADERLSLRGVGGMALGFVGVALVVNPDPATLMAGSLGKAILFAGAVSGALGSVLIRWSGGGLSSTVRTAWGLPIAALCCHLFSLGAGESPAAIAWTPEAVAALAYVGLLAGGVAYIAYFGLLDAAGAIRSNLVFYLVPVIAAIGGWAFLGETISTAAVVGFLTVFAGFAVIGSESVDLPTLRRRASERSPDIVDAPAADETRGIEAD